A region of the Theileria equi strain WA chromosome 4 map unlocalized gcontig_1105316255039, whole genome shotgun sequence genome:
CAACCATGGCAAGAGAGCAGATTAAACGGGGGGAGGTAAGTTTGCATACTTTGTGACATTTTAGTAATGCTTATGGAATGTATTCCATACTGCCAGACcgtgagctagttgtgagagaggatgaatgactAGACAGTACtgcattgagactactcatggatcttagagttttgaaggagtagactctctgaacatggaggatgagtggaGGTGGAGGGAACACATTAAAGTTAGATATAGAcagaaaatgtggaaaGAGCGGATCATGTAACTGTAAAGAGAGACCAAATGGCATAGAAGCCAAACGAGATGTTAGCCCCGAATCTGTCAGGGGTTTTGTTGCCCTTACCCATTCAAACAAGGGAATACCATTTACTCTCAAGGGAACATTGCATGGAGGTGAAGAACTAAGTACTAGATATGACATCTCTGGTGTCACAAAAGTCTCTGTCTATTACTGggaaaaggatgaaacCTATGATAAACCACTCCTCCTGGAGATTGTTAAAAACACTAAACCAAATGCACCAGAGTACTACTATAAATATGACCATAGTGAAGTAAGAAATTCACATTTTTGGTCGCATCAGAGACATTCAATATCACTGCAGGTTATGCTTGATGATAGAAACTGTGGTAGAAATCATGCTGTTCCACTTAACATAAAAGATCCTGAAGCTGGTACACTTCCCAGCGATGTTAACTCTACTTGTCTAAAGACTAAAAGAAAGATATCACTTGATGGTGGAAGCATTCAGTTCACTAGAAGCGAATATGCGATTAAAACGTACAGTGTTAGAGGGAGAGGCACTAAGATCTCCAGAGTAACTTATGGTGGAAATGGTACTGACATAGATCCTCCTAAAGGTCCAGTTTCCAATGTTAGAGCATACTCTTACTCAGGCTTTGGCGGTGACAGTGACATATCTCTCATGCTCCAGTTTATACaaaaggatggaaaatCCATGTGGTTTGAGAGTACTGATAAAAATAGTACTAGCTGGAACAAAACTGATGATGCTGGGTTCTATGCTGGGATACAACCTACTGAGGCACTTTCCAATAAGCTCGATGGGATAGCATGTTCCATTGGTATTGGTGTTACCATTGACCTAACTCGTGGTAAACATCCGAGTGGAGGGTCATTGTTGTGGTAAGAAACATGATGGACAAAAAGTCTCTGTTACTCCTGGATCAGTTAAAGGTGTTTCTCAAATTCCCTATTTTAAACATACCATTAGAGGTGGAAAACTTGCTGGTATTAAGTATTATGAGAGTGATCAGTTGAGCGGTAGGAGGGTTATAAAACTGGAGGAACAACCATTTCCAATATCTGACGTAAGAAGCGTATCTGCATTATACTGTGGAGAAGTTCCAAAACTGATCTACGTTCAAGGTGGAGACCCTTCGGTTAATAAGTGGTTCAGACAAGGCAGTACAGATTGGTGGGCAAAGGTAGAAGATCTCGGAGACACAATGCCAGATAACATTAAAAGCTGTACTGAGGAAATTTTTAGCAAACTTGTGAGTGCACTAAAGAGTACAGGTGGATGTATAAGCTTGCCAGAATGTAAAGAGCCAGttacatcctcatctccagaaCCAGCTGTTTGTAGCCAAGATAGTGGATATAAAGATGGTCAAGAAAAATGTGTTGTTGGTTGTGCTAAAGCCCCTGATGGAGACCTTGGCGAACAACCTATCTCTAATCCAGaacatcttggacagaatggagttcaacgtgaggaagtTCCAGTtgctgacttatctgaccaggttcctgatacagagtctgagaccaagattcttctagagGGAACTCCTGTGGTTCAAATGGCTGTAGATGCTATAGATGATGAAAGACAAGTTTCTGTTGGTAATGTTAGTTTATCTACTGGAAATGAGTCTCAAGATGTTAAATTCAAACTTCCTGGTGGTGAGCTTGGACTATTAAATATTACTCCTGATGGTCAACCTTTTGCTCTTCTATCTGCTCAAGCTAATGATCTTGGACCTAATGGAAATAATAGCGAAGGTGAAGCCCAAGTTGAAGAAAAGGGACTCAAAAAGGGAAAGATAGCAAAGGAAGAGCTAAAAGGTGGACCTCAATCCTCATCTCTACTAGGTGCTGCTACTGGACCTAATCCTGGTAATGATAACAGTAATGAGAATAGAACTGGAGCTAAAGTAGTATCTGAAATTGTTAaaaaagaatctgaaaaaCCTGATCACTCTCTATCTCCTGAACTTCTTCCTAAAGCTGATAAACCTGCTGATACTTCTCCCGCTACTACTGTTACTACTCAAGCTGCTACTTCTACTTCCTCTGGTGTTGAAACTGTTGTTCAACCTCCTCAAGGACCTACTGAAGAACCTGAACAAGAACCTACTTACTCTCCTATTACTGGTCTTGAAGTTGTTGGTGGAGCTACCGGTCTAGGATATATCATCCCTTctgtttttggtggaagTAGTGCAGTTGGTCTCgctggatggaaactttataatcgctataaaggagatcccTGGGTTAGGcagatttgagactctatggactctccagtatggagactacCTTGTGTGCTggtagttggtctaatggagtactaccatggatGAATCGTTAAGCATGGCACCATGGATAATTGACCTCTTGTACTCTTTTCAACGCAACTATTGTTATGGAACTAACAAACTCACTACTTACTCTCTTCACATACTCTCAGCCGATCTAATCTTCCTCCGGTAGACAATGTTCCCTTTGGTATCACTACAGCTCGTTCGTCTACCGATGAGGTCGGCAACAAGGCTCACATTCTAACCCAGTTTTCATGTTTATACACCCTCTATAATAACAATTACACTACTATTCAGAGTTGTGACTCGATCGGAACGCTTCACCCAAAGGTAATGGAATGGATAGTCAATAAGCACCTGTACAATTACTCACCCAATACAACGCCTGCTTAGATTTTTACACTCttatatattttgtaaactCTATCTATTCATCCATGTCCGCTGCAGATATAGAGGAGTGGCGCAAGTTGCTGGCAATTGCAACTAGGCCATCTGTAAAGTCCCAAATTGAGAGCTTTATCAGCACATTGGTGAGTTTCTAAGGATTTAATCATTTTCCTTAGGAATCTTCGGCCAAACTCGAAACTGTTGTCCCGAAACCTGCAGTAAGTCTCATtccttacacatttctgTCCTTCCACTATTTCTGGCCGAtttcttccaaattttttcTGCTATTTGTAACTTTAAgtaatatttacatttgttTTGCTGTGGAATCTTGGCTTATTTCGGCTAAATGGCCATCTCTCATCCAGTAGTATAATGACATGACACACTTAGGTTCAATTCATAAGCATCAAGTCCTTTTCATGGGATCAAACTGGAAAGTTTGTAACGTAAGTTCGATAGGTACTGAGATGTGGTATGAGATGGTAACTGAAGGtcccaaagaatgagggatggcgaacagagtgagcctgagcgactaacaggagctcttcttATCAgtagtaggattctcactgtgcaagtacgactgtaaggagtactgaaacaggtgacctaccgacgtcggagactaggcagtagatcactatggaatgacTATCCGACTGAAGGGAGGAAAGGAGTGGCTAGTAcacagagtataggagtCCGCATCTTCGTTGGTAGATTGAGGAATGGTCTATTATGAGATACCTGACATCAACTCccattccagtagactTTTTAGAGACTCATTCTACTAGTGGAGCTAGAAGGACTGGTAACATTCagggagcttaaagaagagtgatgcgagactctattagcctagtgaCTGGAGGATAAGTTGcgagtatacagagtataggagctttTCCATTAGTCTCTTTCTTAGACTTATTAGGAGTATTTTTAGACTCCTTCTACTAGCAGAGCTAGGAGgacgaccaaagggagtctctagaataaggatgaatgagttaccattataaGACGCCAAGCATTGACTTATCTACTTGATACTGTGCAACTGAATGTCTTGAAGAAATGGAGTTTCTTTAGTAATCAGAGAATGTATCAGCGACCATGAGGAGCTTCTCCATTCCTAATCCGTCTATGAAACCTTGAGGATGTGAGCTACTCGaaaacatgcatcttgaaatgaTGGATACTGGAGCATTAAACTCTCaagtagagaatggaagggtatcttcaacttatagccaatgatatggtatataatggtgtgaaTGACAGGTAAGATCACAAGATGACAGATGGCACAAGGGAATCCCGGACTTCAGAAAAgcgccatgtttatggcaggtctgactctgttgcagtctctccgtgtggctttaactggagcaaagtttgcacttgatagatttaaaattcctcagcaGTATgccagttcgttcattaacatggtccataatcctatggaactggcaacgtttactggcATTTTTCTTATAAATGCTCTAACATGGACAGGTAACTGGTTTAAGAATAATTCTAAGTACTTTGCCATTGTAACAAATGTGACACTATGCCTATCATTCATTCTACTCCTCTACGCGTTCACTTCTGGAGGTCAAATGGGAGATCTCACcttttactactggactatTGTCTTCAGTTCATTTATCTATGGGATGAATGTGGCAGCTGTAATGAATGTTGGAAGTTCAAATGCTTCCCTTTTCAGTGTAGGAATCCCTCTTTCTGGTATTCAGGTTTGCATTTACTACTATCTCTTTACTGAACTTGCTGAGTGGTTtaacttttcaaatgttAGTTACAGGATCATATTCTGGCAGCTTGTTATAGCAATAGTGATATCATTCGTCTCTGCCATAGTGTGGATCATCGCCTATAAGGACGGTACTCCTGGTGCTGATTGGAAATCTGTAGGTACTGGTGCTATTGATCctgaaaaggatggtaaaTATACCGGTTATGTTTGGTCTCCGATTCTTATGGCTATGGTAGGAATGGGTGGTATCTACGCCTTCTACCCCGCTATTGCTCCTTACAAATTAACAGATGTTGGCACTGGATATACTATTGACCTGGTTGTTCTGTTTGTTAGTGCAATTCCTTCTCTTTTTATTGCAGCTTTGTGCTCGTGTGGAGTTGGTCTTGATGTTGGCCCAGACAGACCATGGGAAAATGGGTATAAGTGGTGGCATGCTACTTGGTTACTGGCAATTCCACATATTACCGCAATGATCCTATGTTTGTGCGCACTTCATTATCCAGATAGTGAATTAGCAAATTCTATAAAGAGTAGTGGAGCATTTGTTGGAGTCATTACTGTGAcattaaagttttgtgaagAAGGACTTAAGGCAGTTTCATATGCTGGAGCTGGTAAGCAGGTTTCAGAGGAGGATGGTGGTACTATATCCTCTTTTAACACATTCAcatcccaaggtttaatgatcatcttggcctttactggagatggttatcTAAAGACttactccaagtatgagcacGACCGGagtaaatggcctactaaaGACTATGGGTTCTGGAAGTCCTTAGGATACTGGATAGGGGGTGGAGTATCTGAGGCATGTAAGAGTGTTAAGtcctcctttaccaagaatgttagatgcaaagttttaggtaaatcagaggctCTACtcattgtctatgaagatcAGGAATTTTAGTGCATAACCACTATGGAGCCTTTAAGCTTACCCATCCCTGGACATTCGTCCATGCACTAATAGgtctagtggagagtctgGGAATCCTACTACTGGACTGAGGACTCATACTGAGGAGACAttcaatgataaagagttatgctcatgctgtttgtcagttgtctgataaggatagagattcttggcctacttcacgttatgggttttggagttcttggggatattggtgtaaatgtggttgtcgTGGTCTCTATACCAGTGTCTTCATGAGATTCTCTTATTGACTAATGTAGTCTCCGTAATGACGTAGTATGCTTCCTACTGCAACCCAGTGAGTTAattgtgagggaggatgaatggatgGTTGAGGAGGTACggctagatggaggaagtactTTATCCAGATTTAGCATACTGACCAGGCTTTAAGTGAAGGTGTAACTCTAaatatggaggatgggTGGAGATCTGTCTACACTCAAGTTAAGTGTAAAGCCAACCAATGGTACTCCCAAAGATTACCCAGATGGTAGGAACATTTATGTCACAAGAAAGGAAGAACCTAGTGGATCTGACTTCTTCAAGTACACTTACCAGGATAAGGATAATACTAGAGAAACTTATTTCACACTGAAGGGGATCCAAGATGATCAAGGTAATAATGTTCTAACTGGAGTCACTAATATAAAGGAAGTCACTTCCGTTTCTGGCTATTACTGGAGACATGATAATAGCGGTATTACTTCTACGGCTTCTGGTAAGGTTTTCTTGGTAGAAGTTACCGCTGCTGGAGGAACTGGAACCAAGTACTATGTCAGGGGTACTGGTGATAATTGGGTTGAAAAACATAATCTCTCAAAAGATGGTGGGCTTCTTGAAAAGGTACTGGACGAACAGAACTGTAAACATAACAATGCCATTACAATAAATCTGTCCTATAATATATCTAAAAGAAAAGGTAATTGGTATTGTTGCAGTGGTAAACATAATAAGGTTTGCCAGGCAGGTACATGTTTTCTGCCAAGAACATTCTAGCTCAAGCTATACCACAGCTTATAGACACTTCACGGGCGTTGGATCCAAACTGGCAGGCATAAAGTACAATGGAGGTGACAAAGTGAAAAGTATAACTTTAAGTGGACAGAGATTCCCTATGGATGGTGTAGAAAGTATTTCTGTATTCTACTGCAAAGATGGCATTCCAAAACTGATATACGTTGATGGAGGTACAGCCAAGGGTTGGTACAAAAAGCCTAATGGTGGTAGTAGTACTGGTATTAGTGGAGATGAACAGTGGGAAAAAGTAGGTTTCAGCATAACACCAGGGGATTTCAGTAGCCTTAACTGTACCAACTTTAATAGACTTGTGACTGCACTAAGAGA
Encoded here:
- a CDS encoding hypothetical protein (encoded by transcript BEWA_053840A), encoding MSGGGGNTLKLDIDRKCGKSGSCNCKERPNGIEAKRDVSPESVRGFVALTHSNKGIPFTLKGTLHGGEELSTRYDISGVTKVSVYYWEKDETYDKPLLLEIVKNTKPNAPEYYYKYDHSEVRNSHFWSHQRHSISLQVMLDDRNCGRNHAVPLNIKDPEAGTLPSDVNSTCLKTKRKISLDGGSIQFTRSEYAIKTYSVRGRGTKISRVTYGGNGTDIDPPKGPVSNVRAYSYSGFGGDSDISLMLQFIQKDGKSMWFESTDKNSTSWNKTDDAGFYAGIQPTEALSNKLDGIACSIGIGVTIDLTRGGKLAGIKYYESDQLSGRRVIKLEEQPFPISDVRSVSALYCGEVPKLIYVQGGDPSVNKWFRQGSTDWWAKVEDLGDTMPDNIKSCTEEIFSKLVSALKSTGGCISLPECKEPVTSSSPEPAVCSQDSGYKDGQEKCVVGCAKAPDGDLGEQPISNPEHLGQNGVQREEVPVADLSDQVPDTESETKILLEGTPVVQMAVDAIDDERQVSVGNVSLSTGNESQDVKFKLPGGELGLLNITPDGQPFALLSAQANDLGPNGNNSEGEAQVEEKGLKKGKIAKEELKGGPQSSSLLGAATGPNPGNDNSNENRTGAKVVSEIVKKESEKPDHSLSPELLPKADKPADTSPATTVTTQAATSTSSGVETVVQPPQGPTEEPEQEPTYSPITGLEVVGGATGLGYIIPSVFGGSSAVGLAGWKLYNRYKGDPWVRQI